A segment of the Filifactor alocis ATCC 35896 genome:
TGCACTACTGTTCTCGTCAACGATTTATTCTATGTCCATCCAGTTTAAACAATCAGATATCTCTTGTCAATATCTATCACATGATTTTTTTTTCTTTTTCCGGTTTATTATTTTTACTTTTTTATCTTCTTTTATCTTCAAAATCTCACAGCTCAAAATTTTTGATAAATTTTTGATAATTTGTGATTAATTTTTATTTTATGGGTATGATAAGAAAGAGATCTTAATTTTACTTTATAAATTCAATTGATAATAAGATTATAGGGTTTGGGGAACTCTATAAAAAATTTTTTCGCCAAAAAAGTTGCCTATATCAACAGTTTTGTGTTGTAGGTTCGCTTTTTGGAAAGAAAGCTAATCATTTTTAATTGACTTTGTAATGATTTCATATTAAGATGAGATTATCTTAGCTATTTAAACTATTTTTCAATGAATAAAAGGGGGAAATTTATCATGGAATTAAAAGGAATGAAAGAATTAGCAGGAACAAAAACAGAACAAAACTTATGGAAAGCATTCGCAGGAGAATCTCAAGCAAGAAATAAATATACTTTCTTCGCTTCTGCAGCAAGAAAAGAAGGTTACAACCAAATCGCAGCTATCTTTGAAGAAACTGCAGGAAACGAAAGAGAACACGCTAAAATGTGGTTCAAATTGTTAGACGGAATCAGTGCCGATACAAAAACAAACTTGCTTGCTGCTGCTGCCGGAGAAAACGAAGAATGGACAGATATGTATCCAACAATGGCAAAAGAAGCTGAAGAAGAAGGATTCAAAGATATTGCACGTCTATTCACACAAGTTGCGGCAATCGAAAAAACTCATGACGAAAGATACAGATTGTTGGCAAAAAATGTAGAAGAAGGTTCTGTATTCAAAAAAGAAGAAACAATTACTTGGTACTGCAGTAACTGCGGATACGTATTTGAAGGAACAAAAGCTCCTGAACGTTGCCCTGTATGTCAACATCCGAAAGCTTACTTCCAAGAACATGCAGAAAACTATCGTTAATTTACGGTTTTCATAAAAACCTTGTTACAAACATCCAATAAACGCAAAAGCTCTCGACAATATTGTCGAGAGCTTTCTGTTTGAAAAGAATAAACTTTGATACTTGACTTCTGTCATTCATTGTTAGAATCTATACCTTGTACCAAAAAATACTTTGTTTTATCTTGTGAAAAAATGCTTTTTGATAATTCCATTGTATTATCTTTTTTATCATCCCATTAACTGAATGACCACTCGAATAAAGAAGATGGTCAACACTGTAATAATGACCGGTTTAATCCATTTTGCCTCTCCTTGAATAAACACTTTGCTTCCTATATAGTTTCCCAGTATACTGAATGCTCCTGCTGTCAATCCGAGCGGAAGCAAGACTTTTCCGTGAAGGAAAAATACGGTCAAGGCAGCAACATTTGTTGCAAGGTTTATTGCCTTAGCGACTCCGTTCGCTTCTCTTATATTCATATGTCCTATCAAAACAAGCAATAGAATCATAAAGGTTCCCGCTCCCGGTCCGTAAAACCCGTCGTAAACCGCAGCAACAAATGCTACCAAGCAAGCTCTTCTTACAGTTTTTTTGAAAGGATAAGCAGGTGCGTCCGTCTCAAAAGAAATCCCTCTTACCACATACCATGCTGTCAACGGCAAAATGACCAGCATCAATTTCATCAAAAACAGTTCTTCTATAATAAGGGATAATTTTGCACCTAAAGACGCCCCGAAAAATGCGGTAATCACCGCAAAGAATGCGATTTTATACGAAATATATCCTTTTCTTGCAAAACGATAGGTAGTAAGTCCTGTCCCAAGACCGGAACTCAATTTGTTTGTGCCGATTGCCATATGAATCGGTATGCCTGAAATCAGGTAAGCCGGCAAAGAAATCAACCCTCCGCCTCCGGCAATCGCATCGATAAATCCTGCTAAAAACACAAGCGGGCACACGATGAGAAATTGAATGAAATGCACTTGCATACTGTCACCTCTTCTCTTTGAAAATGAAATGATTGAGGATGTTTCAACCCTCCTTTCATGATTGACTTTTTTGGATATTAAATTTATTATAGGAATAAAGTGATAAAAATACAATATTTCTAAATAAAAAAGAATCAAAACCTTGATAAATTTATCAACCATGGACTCGTTAAAGTGAGCGGAAAATCTTTTTCCGAGTCGTTTTTGTGAAAAAACGGAACGAACCTATTCTCCGATTGATTGTTGAGGGCGGATATATGTTATTTAGGATGGATAAAAAAAGAGAGAATTAGAAATCAGAAAATAGATACAGAAAGAGAGAGTTATTATGTTTTTTCATGCAGGAAGTTATGATGTGATTGTAGTCGGTGCAGGTCATGCAGGCTGTGAAGCTGCTTTGGCATCCGCTCGTTTGGGCAAAAAAACATTGATGGTCACCCTGTCGCTGGATGCAATCGGACACATGCCTTGCAATCCTGCCATCGGCGGAACGGGAAAAAGTCAATTGGTAAAAGAGATTGATGCGCTGGGTGGAGAAATGGGACAAAACATTGATAAAAGTTTTATCCAAAGCAGAACGTTGAATTCTTCCAAGGGTCCTGCCGTACAGTCTGTTCGTGCGCAAGCTGACAAAAATTTGTACCACAGAGAAATGAAAAAAGTGTTGGAAGGTGTCGAAAATCTTGATATTGTCATGGATGAGGTCACATCTTTGATTCATGACGGCAAAAGTGTATCGGGAGTTCGCACCAAACTGAACTGTGAATATTTCGGAAAGACAGTTATTTTATCGACGGGAGTATTCCTAAACGGTCGTGTCTTTATGGGAGAAGTCAATTTTCCGTCCGGTCCGCTCGGACAAATCCCGGCAGAACAGTTGACAGAGAGTCTGAAGGAGTTAAACCTTCCTCTTCGTAGATTCAAGACGGGAACTCCTGCAAGGGTTCATGCGGATTCGATTGATTTTTCAAAAATGCAACTGCAAGAGGGCGACGCGGAAATTGAACCGTTCTCTTTTATGAATGATTATTTGCCGGAAGGAAATAAGGTAGTCTGTTACTTGACCAGAACAACCCAAAAAACGCATGATATCATCCGTGAAAATTTGCAACGCTCTGCAATGTACGGTGGATTTATCGACAGCAAAGGTCCTCGTTACTGCCCTTCCATTGAAGACAAGGTCGTTCGTTTTTCGGACAAGGAGAGCCATCAATTTTTTGTGGAACCGGAAGGATTGGATACCAAAGAATACTATATTCAAGGATTTTCAAGCTCCATGGCATACGAAGTACAGCTTGAAATGTACCATACCGTGCTTGGATTGGAGCATTGCCACATGATGCGTCCTGCTTATGCGATTGAATATGATTGTATCGATCCGCTTCGATTGAAACCTTCTCTTGAAATCATGGGCGTAGAAAACCTCTTCAGTGCAGGTCAGTTCAACGGAACAAGCGGATATGAGGAAGCTGCTGCACAAGGTCTGATGGCGGGAATCAATGCAAGCCGAAAAATTGACGGTTTGGAGCCGATTATCTTGGATCGTGCAACAGCCTACATCGGTGTACTGATTGATGACCTTGTTACCAAGGGAACGAACGAACCTTACCGTATGATGACTTCGCGTGCGGAATATCGTCTCCTTCTTCGTCAAGACAATGCAGACCTTCGATTGACGGAGCTTGGATATAAGATTGGATTGGTCAAACCGGAGCGTTATGAACGATTCTTAGCAAAAAAAGAACAGATTGCAGAAGAAATCAATCGTTTGAAAAAAGAAAAAATCAAACCGGAAGAAATCAATCCTCTTTTGGAAAAGATGGGAAAAGCTCCTTTCACCAGAACCATTTCTCTTTATGAGGCACTAAAAAGACCGGAAATCACTTATCCTCTGCTTGCTTCTCTTGGCAAAACACACGAGTCTCTTCCGGTTCAAGTCCAAAAGCAAGCGGAAATTACCGCAAAATATGAAGGTTATATTAAAAAACAGATTGAACAGGTCGAATCATTTCGCAAGTTGGAAAAGAGACAACTTCCGGAAAGTATGGACTATTCCCTTATCGAGGGACTTCGTTTGGAGGCGAGACAAAAATTGAATGAAATCAGACCGTTCAATATCGGACAGGCATCGAGAATATCCGGCGTTTCGCCTGCGGATATTTCCGTTCTGTTAATTTATATGAAACAACAGTCCGCCTCTAATACGACACAAAAATAGAAGGAGTTTTTATGAAAAATACAATTTTGAAAGATGGATTGGCTCTTTGGAATCAACAGATTACCGAACAGCAGGAATTCGACTTTCATATCTATATGCAGCATCTATTGGAAAAAAACAAGGTAATGAACCTAACCAACATCACCGAAGAGAATGAAATCTATACCAAACATTTTTTGGATTCCCTATCTTGTCTTTCGGTCTATCCCATTCCGAAAAACTCTACTGTCATAGATATCGGAACAGGAGCCGGTTTTCCCTCCGTTCCGATTAAAATCATGCGACGAGATTTGAAGATGACTCTGCTCGATTCTTTGAACAAGCGCATCAATTTTCTGAAAGAAGTCGGTGAAGTGCTACATTTTGAGGATATGACTTATCTTCACGGTCGTGCGGAAGACCTTGCACAAAAGGCGGAGTATCGCCAAATGTATGACTTTGCCGTTTCAAGAGCGGTTGCATCCCTTCCCGTTTTGTTGGAATACACCATTCCTTTTCTGAAAATCGGCGGAATTTTTATCTGCCAAAAAGGACCTCAGGCAATGCAGGAAATAGCACAATCCAAATCAGCATTGAAACTGCTCGGTGCCAAAGTGGAAGACAGTATACCGGTAAAAATCGGAACAACCGATTTGGAACATTCTATTTTGATTATCAAAAAAATAGAATGCACATCCAAAAAATATCCTCGAAAGGCCGGAAAACCAAGTAAAGAACCTCTATAAAGGCGGAATCTCAATGGAACTACAAACAATCGAACTTCAAAAAATCATACCCGATCCCTGTCAGCCACGCAAATTTTTTGACCTTGCGGCGCTTGAGGAGCTCGCCTCTTCCATTGAACAATACGGTCTGCTTTCTCCCATCATTGTCAGAAAGCAGGGTGACCGATACATTATTGTGGCGGGAGAAAGGCGATATCGTGCCATGCTGCTGAACAAGATGACGCACGCTAATTGCATTGTGCGAAATCATATTGATTTCAGAGAAGTTTCTCTGATTGAAAATGTCCAAAGAGAGGACTTAAATCCTTTGGAAGAGGCAGAGGCTCTCTCTTCACTGATGATAGAAAAACACTACACACAGGAAGAACTCTCGAAATTGATTGGAAAAAGCCGACCTTATATTACCAATCAACTGCGATTACTAAGGTTGGATGACGAGACAAAACAAGCTCTCCTTGACAAAAAAATATCCGAAGCACATGGTCGCTCGTTGATTTCTTTGGACAATTTGAAACTCAGAAAAAAATTGCTACACGCCATTATCGAACATCATCTCTCCGTTCGTACAACGGAAAAGAAAATCAAACAGTGGAAACAAAAAGAAAAACAACAGCACGATGTCTATCTCAAGGACTTGTTACAACAGTTGGAAGAAAAACTCGGAACGAAAGTTACCCTACAAGGTTCTGCCAAAAAGGGAAAACTGAGCCTCTTCTACTTTCAAGAAGAAGACCTTGCTTCCTTGATTGAAAAACTGTTACAAGATGAGTAAAAAACAACTATTTCATGCGAAATAGCTCCTTCCTTAATCCAAGGGCTTGTAAACCCTTATGTTTTTTCGAAAATAAGTCTGAATTTGTCGCTTCAGGAGGAAATATTTTGCTTCTTTCGTAAAAAAGAGAACAAAAGTATGGAGTTTTGTTCTCTTTTTATGTACAATAAAAGATAAACAATCAGGATATCATTCCCAAATAAAGGTATCCGGTAAACCTAATCTTCAGGAGAAATTCTTTATGAAACGAAGAAATATCATTGCCGTCGCGGTACTCATCGTTCTGTTCTGCAATCCTTGGACGATTCGATTTTTAAAAAAACAATTTGTTGTCGTAAATCCGAACAGCAGTATCGACATTGCATTTCGCCACTCGAACAACAACTATGCAGAAGAGTTTGAACACGGTCTCTTAACCTATGACGGCTTAAGTCTAAAATTAATAGAAACAGATGGTACGGAGCGGTTTGATGTTACCATCAATGCGGACAACTATAACATTTCCACATCTAAAAATCGTATTTTTCTGCTTGATATTGCCAAGAAAAATGTATATATTTTGGATGGAAAAGGTAAAATTGTCAATCAAATTACGGTCGATTACCTTCCAAAGAGAGTTGTAGCTCTGGATAACGGTAATTTTGTTGTCCATTATTTTACGGACGTCTACATTGAAGGAATCAAGCTCTTTTCCGAAAACGGAAAGATGCTCAACGACATCACCTATCCGAATGTGACACTGACCTTGATTCAAGGAGATAAAAACAATCATTTTGCCGTGCTCGGATTCTTTAAAAACGGAAGTTCTCTTGAAAATAGCGTGTACTTCTATAACTATGCCGGGGAGTTGCAATATGCCAGCCAAATCAACAATGTCATTATTCATCAACTCCTCTTTCAAAAAAACAAAGTATTGATGCTTGATATCAATTCTATCTTAACCTGTGATACTACATTCGAAGAGGTGTCCAGTCTGGAATTGCCGCTTGTATTAAAAAAGGTTGTGGCAAATGAAAATAATATTTATCTCCTCACAAAAGACAACTCCATTCAAGTAATGGACTCCGAGTTTCAGAACACCGATCAACTTTCTTCACAAGAAAAAATTATCGATATGTTCTTGGTAGATGACAAACTCATTTACTACACGCAAAATTCTATTTTATGTAACTATGACAAACGACAGTTTTCAAAAGATATTGTCAAAGTCATACCGGTGGATGATACGCTTATCATCTTGTTCAAAAATGAAATAAAAATCATCCAAAATGATTTCTAACAGTAACGATAGGTGGTGAGTTCTATTTTTTCAGACTATACAAAAGTTGATGTTGTAATTGCCGTATTTTTGATATATCAGGGATTACGCGGATATATCAAAGGCGTTCGATATGTTATATTCGATACCGTTAAATTTTTCGGTTCCTACTTTTTAACAAAGATAGCATATCAATTATTTTATCAATCTGTTGCAAAAACAGTTTGGTTTCAATCTCTTTTGAATTTATTAAGAGACAAAGTTCTCAACCGACTATGTGAACTGTTTCCCATTATGTCTTTTTTTCCATGGGATTCCATTGTTTTTTGTACCGTTGTATTTTGCGGAATCTTTCTGTTGTTTCGTATTGCCCTTTTGGGATTCTCCAAAGAGGTCACATTCTTACAGAAAACAGAAGGCTTTGTGCTCGGTATCATAAAAGGAGTTGCGTATCTCTTCGTCCTTATCTCTATTGCTGAACCTCTGTTGCAAGGTTTCAGTATCTTGGGATTTTCCGAATGGTTACAAAACAGCAAGATATTACCTTATTTGTATGAATACAATTTTTTATTGGACTTTTTATCCTTTTATTAGACAAAATGAAGTTGAAGAAACGATATTCTTCTTTCAAACAGCATAACATCAGGAGGAGCTTATGTATCAACCGAAAAAAATTAACATTGGCGATCGTGTGACATTAAAAAAAAAATCATCCTTGTGGCGGAAATCAATTCGTGATTACAAGAGTAGGGATGGATTTTCGAATGAAATGTCAGACTTGTCAAAAGGAAATATGGATTGAACGCCCTGAGTTGGAGCGTAGAATAAAGGTCTTAGAACCGGCAAAAGAGGATGAATAATCATCCTCTTTTTTGTTCTCCTTTTATTCCAATCCGTTTTTTATTCTCTTATGCTGTTCCTGTTTGAATGACTTAATATCATCACTGTTTCAAATTGAGATTCATCACTTGAATTCTTATTTTTTCAAGCAACTACATTCCCGTTTCCCTAACTTTGAAAAGAAATCGGTTGAAAAACATTTTTAAATTTCCGACAGCTCAATCAAATTTTAGTATTGTGCCGTTATCTGACCATCTTTCCCTGCCATGAGCTGATTCCCGCCATACTATAAATATTTGTATATCCCATTTTCGCAAGTTTTCTGCAAGTCTGTCTGCTTCGATATCCGCTGAAACAATAGACAATAATATTCTGATCTTTCTTTTTTAATTGTGACGGTTCTTCTTTCCCGATGGTTTCGTTCGGAATATTGACAGCACTCTTAATATGCCCTTGTTGATACTCCACCGGTGTTCTTACGTCAATCAATTTGTAATTTTTATCTTTCTTCATCATATCCATAGCTTTCTCATGAGAAATCACCTGGTACTTTCTTTTGGATTTTAGTAAAGTGAATATCCACATCGTTCCTGTCTTCCTTCCTGTAAGATATCATCAATATCATTTTTATTCCGTTGCATCTTCTCTGTTCTAAATAAACAAGTTCATATTGGAATGGTCGTTGTCATCCAGCATAGAGGCAACTCCGCCGATTTCTACACCGTCTAAGAGTTCTTCTTTTGTAATTCCCATCACATCCATAGACATTTGGCATGCTGTCATTTTCACTCCTTGACTTCTTGCTTCTTCTATCAGTTCCTCCAAAGAAGAGATTCCTTTCTTTTTCATCACCGCCCTCATCATTTTTGAACCGATTCCACAAAAATTCATCTTAGATAAGGAAAGTTTCTTGGAACCTCTCGGCATCATCATACCGAACATTTTACCGATAGTATCTTTCTTTACATTTATTTTTTCATCTTTTCTGATGATGTTCAATCCCCAGAATGTGAAGAACATATTGACTTTGTTTCCCATTGCGGCACTGCCTGTCGCAATGATGAAGGATGCAATCGCTTTGTCCAAATCTCCGTCAAACACTATCATGGTTTTTTCTTTTGCAGATACTTCTTTTCCCTGTTCTTGACGATTCTCTGCAAAATTGCTCCCTTTTTGGATTTTTGCAACATATTTTCCTTTGTCTTCCGACTTTTCAATCAGAAGATTTCCCGTATTGGAACACCATGAACCGATGTCGTTCATAAAACCGGGATCGGTTGCTTCAATGGATAGAATATCTCCGTCTTTCAATTCACTCATTTTTTTGGAAACACTTACAATCGGGCCCGGACAGGAGAGACCGCACGCGTTCAAGGTATAGGTTTCCTGTTGATGTGTCTCAAACTTATCCTGATCCGTAAACATCATGGATGCGCTTTCGGCCGTCTTCACATCTCTGCTTCTTTCAAAAAATGTTCTGGTTCCTCCCTGTAAATATTTTACTTTGAATCCTTCTTGTTTCAGGATGCGCTCTGCTAAATATCCTCTCAATCCGACAGCACAATAAGTCACGTACTCTTTTTCTTTGTCCAATTCACCCAATTTGGAACGCAATGTGGTAAGAGGCATCAAAAGAGCTCCATCAAGAGTTGACATACTGAATTCCGGTTCTTCTCGAATATCAATTAAGGTGTATTCGTCTTCTTTTTCCTTATATTCATCATAGGTAATCGGTGTCGATAAACCTTCTATAATATTGCATGCAACATATCCTGCCATATTAACCGGATCTTTCGCTGAAGAATACGGAGGTGCGTAGGCAAGCTCTATTTTGACCAAATCATAGACGGTTCCGCGATAATGAATACTTGTAGCAATGGTATCAATTCGTTTATCAACACCTTTAAAACCGACAATCTGAGCTCCTAATATCAATCCGTCTGTCATATCAAACAGCAGTTTCAATGTGATAGGAGTGGCTCCCGGATAATAGCCTGCATGACTCATAGGATGAATCAATGCAATTCCGTAATCCTTCCATCGTTCTTTTCCCATACTCTTTAATACTTTTTCATTCAAACCTGTAGAAGCAGCTGTCATATCAAAAATTTTGGCAACACTCGTTCCGATTGTTCCGTCATAGGTCTCTTCCTTTTGATTCAACATATTGGCAGCTACTGCTCTTCCCTGTTTGTTTGCAGGTCCCGCCAAAGGAATCATTCCCTTCGACTTAGAAAGCGGATTATAAATTTCAATCACATCACCGATCGCATAGATAGAATCGTCACTTGTTTTCATCCGTTCATCTACGATGATTCCGCCTTTGCTTCCCACTTCAAGAGACGCATCCACAGCTAATTTAGAATTAGGACGTACCCCGATAGAAAGCAATATCATATCCGTTTCCACTTCTGTTCCGTCATTCATAACGGCAAGTCTTCCATCTTTTTCTATCGATGCCAAACCTGTATTCAACATCAGATGAACACCCTTTGTCCTCATGTGATTTTCCAATACTTGTGTCATATCTTTATCAAAAGGCGGCATAATTTGGTCTGCAAACTCCACCAGAGTCACATCCAATCCTCTTTCTCTTAAATTTTCCGCCATCTCTATCCCGATAAATCCACCACCTACAACAAGTGCTCTCTTCGGTTTATTATCTTGTATATAGTTATAAATCCTATCTGTATCTGGAATATTCCATAGTGTAAACACATTAGGAGCATCTTTTCCTTTGATATTCGGAACAAAAGGGGAAGAGCCTGTGGAAAGTAATAATTTATCATAATTTTCTGTATATTTAGTACCGTCTTTCAAATTGGTAATCTCGACTGTTTTTTCTTCTTTATTGATACGAGTCACTTCAGAAAAATTTCTGATATCAATATCGTATTTGCCTCTGATTGTTTTGATGTCAGAAACAAACAATGCATCTCTGGATGATATCTCTCCACCTAAATAATAAGGTAAACCGCAGTTTGCAAAAGATACAAATTCTCCTCTTTCAATCAACAAAATTTCCGCGTTGTTGTCTAACCGTCTCAATCTTGCCGCTGCGGTTGCTCCTCCCGCAACTCCACCTACAATAATAATTTTCATACTATCTCTCCTTTTTTTCATCAAATAATACACTCATAATATGTTTGATACTGTCATCTTTAATAAAGTAATATACTGTCTGACCCTCTTTTTCACAGTCAACGACACCCAAATCTCTCATTTTTGCAAGATGTTGAGAAATATTTGACTGACTGGTTTCCAAACAATCCGTAAAATAAGTGACATTACATTTTCCGTTTTCATAAAGTTTTCTGGTTAAACATAATCTTACAGGATGTGCGATTGCTTTTAAGAGTTCCGCTTTTTTTCTCATCGCTTCCTGATACTCTTTTGTCATTTTCATAATAATCTCCTTATTTTCACTGTATTATATTAGTATATACTAATATAATAATATAATGAAATCTATTTTGTCAAGTATTTCATAAAAAAAAGACATTTAAACATCAATGTCTTAAAAAATGTTTCACGTGAAACATCAAAAATGTTACTTGTTTTTTATGTTTTACTCTATTGTTCCATTCATCATGATTCCGTTCATAAATCCGATTCGACCCTGCTTTTCTCTCAATGTTACTATTTGATTTGATGGACAAAAAAGACTTTTTTTCTACCAATACATCCCTTTCAAAAATCAATCCATACTACCTTTTATCAGATACTTCACCTTATTTATGATACGGCTCATGGTTCAAAATACGATAGGCACGATAGAGCTGTTCTCTCAGTAACACACTTTTCATCTCTTTCGAAATCGGTAAACTGCAAAAAGAAAGCGGTACCATTTCTTGTGCTTCCTTCTGTGCTACTTCCTCTAAGCAAAAAACAAGATGACTGTTGCCTGACACCGTATACTCCGCTATCTTTTCTGCTAATTCTTCTGAAGAAACGGTATCTGTACCTGTTTCTATCTTCAAAACGATACAACCTTCTTTATTTTGCCACTTTTTATCTAATTGATGGACTTTTTTCAGTTTCACATACCTTGTTAATCTCTTTTCATACTCTTCTATGGCTTTCTGATAAAAAGAGTTTCTTTTTTGCTTCGGTTCTACAATTGTAATATTCATAGTGAGTTCCTTACTTTATTCTGATATGGAATGAGTGCTGCGATAAGACGGAATATTTTGTACCGATTCTGCCGATTTGATTGCATCGATGACTGAAAGTTTCATTGCCTCCTGTGCCAGATAACAAACGGTATCAAGATTAGCTTCTGCAATTCCGGATGCAAGTGTAAAGATTGTATCTCCGTCCATACTCGTATGAATCGGGCGAATGGACAGTGCATATCCGTTATGTGCCACTTCAGCTACTTTGTTACACTCTGTTTTAGTTAGTTTTGCATTGGTTAAAATACATCCGATGGTAGTGTTTTTTCCTGATAAGTCCCTTTCTGCTCCTTCTAACATCAGCTGATGGGAAGAGATGATTTCTGTTTTATCATCGTTCAATGCACCTGCCAATATTGTTTCTCCTTCATAAACTTCGCCGCAGGCATTCACACACACATAGGCACCTACCTTCAATCCTCTTTCAAGACATATCTCTACATATCCCGTTCCACCTTTCATCATGGTATCAAATCCACGCAGTTTTCCGACTGTTGCACCACAACCTGCTCCGCTGTTCCCGATAAAAATCTCAGTGGATGCTTTTTTTGCCGCAAGATATCCCATCTCTTTATCCGGACGGATATTAGGGTCTCCTACTGCTAAATCAAACAAAACCGCTCCGCAAACAATCGGAACTTTTGCAACTCCGACATCAAATCCGACTCCCATTTCTTCCAAATAATTCATCACTCCGCAAGTACTTTCCAAACCGAATGCGGAACCTCCCGACAATACAATACTATGTACTTGCTCTACTGTTTTTTCCGATTTTAACAAATCAGTTTCCCTTGTTCCGGGAGCGGAACCTTTGACACAACAACCTGCAATTGCTCCTTCTTTTGCAAGAATAACAGAAACTCCCGTCAATGCCTGATGATTTTCTTTCGTACCTATTTCAAATCCCTCTACTGTTATCTTTTTTTTCATGGTTATGACTCCTTTTCTTCCATATCTATCTCAAACATACCGCATGAAATTTATTTATGAAACTTCTCTTATCATAAATCGTATACGAAATCATTCATTGGTAAAATTTATAAATCATACTGTCAATTTTCTAAAATGGTATCCGTGTTTTGTATGGTTTCGGTATCAACTATCACTTTACTATATTTTCGGCAAAATCAAAAGATAAATTCTGTTTGTTCTTCATAAAATAAGTTCACATTATCAATCATCGTCTTTTCTATTTCATCTATTTCGTCAAAAAAAAATCGATAACGAAAGGAATTTCCTTTTTGTATCGATTTTTTTTATTATCATTCAATCATATTTTTTCTATCATGAATTTTTTATTGCAAAATTTTTCATATGACTACAATGTATATTTTGTAATTTGTATTTTATCCAATGCTTTTCCTACAATAAAGAACAACACTACTCCCATAAGTCCCTGCATACAGTTAGACGGAACAGATGTTAATGCCACGGCAAAACTTCCTTTCAGAATTGTTCCTCCAATCAAATATCCTCCCACCATCACAACAAAGCCTGCCAACACACCGAGGATTGTTCCGACAGAAAAGAATTTTTGTTCTTTGGATTCATATTTCGAACAGTATCCTACTACAAAACCCATCAATCCTTTGATTACAAAAGTAAACGGTGCCCAATGTCCGTAACCGGAAAAAATATCCGCAAACATGGATCCGATTC
Coding sequences within it:
- a CDS encoding rhodanese-like domain-containing protein; protein product: MDMMKKDKNYKLIDVRTPVEYQQGHIKSAVNIPNETIGKEEPSQLKKKDQNIIVYCFSGYRSRQTCRKLAKMGYTNIYSMAGISSWQGKMVR
- a CDS encoding ECF transporter S component; the protein is MNTTGTSLKKLVLKALFIALVTVSTMIIQIPVPMTEGYIHFGDSMIFLIAVFFGRRNGAIAGGIGSMFADIFSGYGHWAPFTFVIKGLMGFVVGYCSKYESKEQKFFSVGTILGVLAGFVVMVGGYLIGGTILKGSFAVALTSVPSNCMQGLMGVVLFFIVGKALDKIQITKYTL
- a CDS encoding FAD-dependent oxidoreductase translates to MKIIIVGGVAGGATAAARLRRLDNNAEILLIERGEFVSFANCGLPYYLGGEISSRDALFVSDIKTIRGKYDIDIRNFSEVTRINKEEKTVEITNLKDGTKYTENYDKLLLSTGSSPFVPNIKGKDAPNVFTLWNIPDTDRIYNYIQDNKPKRALVVGGGFIGIEMAENLRERGLDVTLVEFADQIMPPFDKDMTQVLENHMRTKGVHLMLNTGLASIEKDGRLAVMNDGTEVETDMILLSIGVRPNSKLAVDASLEVGSKGGIIVDERMKTSDDSIYAIGDVIEIYNPLSKSKGMIPLAGPANKQGRAVAANMLNQKEETYDGTIGTSVAKIFDMTAASTGLNEKVLKSMGKERWKDYGIALIHPMSHAGYYPGATPITLKLLFDMTDGLILGAQIVGFKGVDKRIDTIATSIHYRGTVYDLVKIELAYAPPYSSAKDPVNMAGYVACNIIEGLSTPITYDEYKEKEDEYTLIDIREEPEFSMSTLDGALLMPLTTLRSKLGELDKEKEYVTYCAVGLRGYLAERILKQEGFKVKYLQGGTRTFFERSRDVKTAESASMMFTDQDKFETHQQETYTLNACGLSCPGPIVSVSKKMSELKDGDILSIEATDPGFMNDIGSWCSNTGNLLIEKSEDKGKYVAKIQKGSNFAENRQEQGKEVSAKEKTMIVFDGDLDKAIASFIIATGSAAMGNKVNMFFTFWGLNIIRKDEKINVKKDTIGKMFGMMMPRGSKKLSLSKMNFCGIGSKMMRAVMKKKGISSLEELIEEARSQGVKMTACQMSMDVMGITKEELLDGVEIGGVASMLDDNDHSNMNLFI
- a CDS encoding DUF951 family protein yields the protein MDFRMKCQTCQKEIWIERPELERRIKVLEPAKEDE
- a CDS encoding P1 family peptidase, encoding MKKKITVEGFEIGTKENHQALTGVSVILAKEGAIAGCCVKGSAPGTRETDLLKSEKTVEQVHSIVLSGGSAFGLESTCGVMNYLEEMGVGFDVGVAKVPIVCGAVLFDLAVGDPNIRPDKEMGYLAAKKASTEIFIGNSGAGCGATVGKLRGFDTMMKGGTGYVEICLERGLKVGAYVCVNACGEVYEGETILAGALNDDKTEIISSHQLMLEGAERDLSGKNTTIGCILTNAKLTKTECNKVAEVAHNGYALSIRPIHTSMDGDTIFTLASGIAEANLDTVCYLAQEAMKLSVIDAIKSAESVQNIPSYRSTHSISE
- a CDS encoding 23S rRNA (pseudouridine(1915)-N(3))-methyltransferase RlmH, whose translation is MNITIVEPKQKRNSFYQKAIEEYEKRLTRYVKLKKVHQLDKKWQNKEGCIVLKIETGTDTVSSEELAEKIAEYTVSGNSHLVFCLEEVAQKEAQEMVPLSFCSLPISKEMKSVLLREQLYRAYRILNHEPYHK
- a CDS encoding ArsR/SmtB family transcription factor; this encodes MKMTKEYQEAMRKKAELLKAIAHPVRLCLTRKLYENGKCNVTYFTDCLETSQSNISQHLAKMRDLGVVDCEKEGQTVYYFIKDDSIKHIMSVLFDEKKER